In Hydrotalea sp., one DNA window encodes the following:
- a CDS encoding pentapeptide repeat-containing protein, translating into MTESEWLKLWERMTKRRNEQEIINRPLKYLEKAFSEMVRALITSAASWGAWQRKNPVFPGFGYLGENINLQFLDFFYDVDLEKATFINSIDFSNSNFEGYVNFSKAEFKKGANFGDAIFNQSARFEEAIFSQESNFTFACFKEESDFNKARFPAEANFTRAHFSSNANFEEVEAKHLIFLGASFWGDVRFQNSNISVRFEKANFDINKDIFFNNCILTGINFAGCDVGYISCMDAIFKGEASFEKTNFEKESIFSNSQFEKKASFQGATFKGNQINFSRVIFNDSADFSDSSFYKNAKDNITSFKQVQFSFLNFSNAVFGTKVLFSDVTCNENVNFFKTTFEDNVDFVGIKFKKVADFSEAVFAGNDVKFNKMILTSDANLILAKVEFEETIPDFTNANRVSDIRFSKLNIPSLKELKRGNKLDEKYDDIFQKLKEIAITNHQYEYELKFNAIQLEIRLMRLREANKFYNIIDIAVIKLYSFLSDYGQSISRPFWSFLGLIILSNIYVYIYKINLETFLQTLFLSVKAIAPIPLLIADVDSFPHLFAKIFSAILLFLLGLGIRNKLKIK; encoded by the coding sequence ATGACCGAAAGCGAGTGGCTTAAGCTATGGGAAAGAATGACAAAGAGGAGAAATGAGCAAGAGATAATAAATAGACCGCTAAAATATTTGGAAAAGGCATTTAGCGAAATGGTTAGGGCATTAATCACTAGTGCCGCATCATGGGGAGCATGGCAAAGAAAAAATCCCGTCTTTCCGGGTTTTGGCTATTTAGGCGAAAATATAAATCTGCAATTTTTAGACTTTTTTTATGATGTAGATTTAGAAAAAGCAACATTTATAAATAGCATTGACTTCAGCAATTCTAATTTTGAAGGGTATGTTAATTTTTCCAAGGCAGAATTTAAAAAAGGAGCCAATTTTGGTGATGCAATATTTAATCAAAGTGCAAGATTTGAAGAAGCCATTTTTTCTCAAGAGTCAAATTTTACGTTTGCTTGTTTTAAAGAAGAATCAGATTTTAATAAGGCACGATTTCCTGCAGAGGCGAACTTTACCCGTGCGCATTTTTCTTCAAACGCAAATTTTGAAGAAGTTGAGGCAAAACACCTTATTTTTCTAGGCGCATCTTTTTGGGGCGACGTTAGGTTTCAAAATAGTAATATAAGCGTTCGTTTCGAGAAAGCGAATTTTGATATTAATAAAGATATTTTCTTTAATAATTGTATCCTTACGGGTATTAATTTTGCTGGGTGTGATGTGGGCTACATTTCATGTATGGATGCTATATTTAAAGGAGAGGCAAGTTTTGAAAAAACAAATTTTGAAAAAGAATCCATCTTTTCAAATTCACAATTTGAAAAAAAAGCAAGTTTTCAGGGGGCAACATTTAAGGGTAATCAGATTAATTTTTCAAGAGTAATTTTTAACGATTCGGCTGATTTTAGCGATAGCAGTTTTTATAAAAATGCTAAGGATAATATAACTAGCTTTAAACAAGTTCAATTCAGCTTCCTTAATTTTTCCAATGCTGTTTTTGGAACCAAGGTATTATTTTCAGATGTAACATGTAATGAAAATGTCAATTTTTTTAAAACAACTTTTGAAGATAATGTTGATTTTGTCGGTATAAAATTTAAAAAAGTTGCTGATTTTTCAGAAGCTGTATTTGCTGGAAATGATGTAAAATTTAACAAAATGATTTTGACGTCGGACGCCAACCTCATTTTAGCAAAAGTAGAGTTTGAAGAAACAATACCTGACTTTACAAATGCTAACCGTGTATCGGATATAAGATTTTCAAAATTAAACATTCCATCATTAAAAGAATTAAAGCGTGGGAATAAATTAGATGAGAAATATGATGATATTTTTCAAAAATTAAAAGAGATTGCTATTACCAATCATCAATATGAATATGAATTAAAATTTAACGCTATACAATTAGAAATCCGCTTAATGAGGCTACGCGAGGCAAATAAATTTTATAATATAATCGATATAGCAGTTATAAAACTATATTCTTTTCTCTCTGATTATGGGCAATCTATATCGCGGCCTTTTTGGTCTTTTTTAGGATTAATTATTCTTAGCAATATTTATGTTTATATATATAAAATTAATTTAGAAACATTCCTTCAAACGCTATTTCTATCAGTTAAGGCAATTGCCCCCATTCCATTGCTCATTGCTGACGTTGATTCTTTCCCTCACCTTTTTGCCAAGATTTTTTCAGCCATTTTATTATTTTTATTAGGATTAGGAATTAGAAATAAATTAAAAATTAAATAG
- the radA gene encoding DNA repair protein RadA encodes MAKEKKNFVCNNCGALAVKWHGQCPECGAWESLQEHVVKAAPPIGGKTSAARRGGLTSHIQLLPLKGEQEHHERLSTGMVELDRVLGGGMVKGSAMLIGGDPGIGKSTLLLQAMAAIANNTSVAYISGEESIEQIRLRAARLGLSESPLTLAASDDARDIAGLMVGDNPPRVMVIDSIQTLYVSDLDAAPGTIQQVRASSQILIRTAKTTGTAIFLVGHVTKDGAIAGPKLLEHMVDAVLYFEGERGSQYRLLRCHKNRFGSSDEIGVFDMTERGLMEVENPSHLFLSSGSAHRPGAVVFGSMEGTRPLLLEMEALIAPSSLAYPRRTVVGFDANRLAMILAVLETRAGIKLSTRDVFLNVAGGMATKEPASDLAVATALISAHLNKEMPEGVMVFGEVGLSGDVRPAQKPALRIKEAVKMGFGDIWLPGDKVFFDKLNKELSGTKFRATPIKKIDDVVKMF; translated from the coding sequence ATGGCTAAGGAAAAGAAAAATTTTGTTTGTAACAATTGCGGCGCGCTGGCGGTGAAATGGCACGGCCAATGCCCCGAATGCGGCGCGTGGGAATCGTTGCAAGAACATGTGGTCAAGGCCGCCCCGCCCATCGGCGGCAAAACCAGTGCGGCGCGGCGCGGCGGGCTTACAAGCCATATCCAGCTCCTGCCGCTCAAGGGCGAGCAGGAACACCACGAGCGGTTATCGACTGGCATGGTCGAGCTCGACCGCGTCCTCGGCGGTGGCATGGTCAAGGGCTCGGCAATGCTTATCGGTGGCGACCCGGGTATCGGCAAATCAACCCTGTTGTTACAGGCCATGGCCGCCATCGCCAACAACACATCGGTTGCCTATATTTCGGGGGAGGAATCAATCGAACAAATTCGCCTGCGGGCGGCGCGGCTTGGCCTGTCGGAAAGTCCCTTGACCCTGGCGGCCAGCGACGATGCACGCGACATTGCCGGCTTAATGGTCGGCGACAACCCACCACGCGTCATGGTTATCGATTCGATACAAACCCTGTATGTTTCTGATTTAGACGCCGCCCCGGGCACGATCCAGCAAGTTCGCGCATCGTCGCAAATTTTAATCCGCACCGCCAAAACCACCGGCACGGCGATTTTTTTGGTCGGCCACGTGACCAAGGATGGCGCCATCGCCGGGCCAAAATTGCTCGAACATATGGTCGACGCCGTGTTGTATTTCGAGGGCGAACGCGGTTCGCAATACCGCCTGCTCCGTTGTCATAAAAATCGGTTTGGCTCGTCAGACGAAATTGGCGTGTTCGACATGACCGAACGCGGCCTGATGGAAGTTGAAAACCCATCCCATTTGTTTTTATCATCGGGCAGTGCGCATCGCCCGGGCGCGGTGGTGTTCGGCAGTATGGAGGGCACGCGCCCCCTGTTGTTGGAGATGGAAGCCCTTATCGCCCCCAGTAGCCTGGCCTACCCCCGGCGCACCGTCGTCGGGTTTGATGCCAATCGCCTGGCGATGATTTTGGCGGTGCTGGAAACCCGCGCCGGTATAAAACTTTCGACCCGCGATGTTTTTTTAAACGTCGCCGGCGGCATGGCAACCAAAGAGCCGGCATCTGACCTGGCGGTCGCCACCGCCCTTATCAGCGCGCACCTGAATAAAGAAATGCCCGAGGGGGTGATGGTGTTTGGCGAGGTTGGGCTGTCGGGCGATGTGCGACCGGCGCAAAAACCCGCCCTGCGGATTAAGGAAGCCGTCAAGATGGGGTTCGGCGATATATGGTTGCCGGGTGATAAGGTGTTTTTTGACAAATTAAACAAAGAATTATCTGGCACCAAGTTCCGTGCCACGCCAATAAAAAAAATTGACGATGTGGTAAAAATGTTTTAG
- a CDS encoding CvpA family protein, protein MFDTLAIAVLSLFAVSGMMRGWLTVLGQMVCWFLSLLVAIMTGSYLTDYLINDVNIGHGLGAQYAGAIEIAATIFIFGLSLILTAGFVRGSAMYHRENAHIELGDKIVGLFFGAAQGAAVMIFVYALAFSLIGKKDDNFLQHATATTYLDPITRQIISNITPELSNQTRYKSLLQIFNNAPAVDKNFNKASSK, encoded by the coding sequence ATGTTCGATACCCTTGCGATTGCTGTTTTATCGCTGTTTGCCGTCAGCGGGATGATGCGGGGTTGGCTTACCGTGTTGGGGCAAATGGTATGCTGGTTTTTAAGCCTGCTGGTCGCCATCATGACGGGTTCTTATTTAACCGATTACCTTATCAACGACGTCAATATCGGCCATGGTTTGGGGGCGCAATATGCTGGGGCTATTGAAATTGCCGCGACGATTTTTATTTTTGGTTTGAGTTTGATTTTAACCGCTGGCTTTGTGCGCGGTTCGGCCATGTATCATCGGGAAAATGCCCATATCGAATTGGGCGACAAAATTGTTGGTTTGTTTTTTGGCGCGGCGCAGGGGGCGGCGGTGATGATATTTGTTTACGCCCTGGCCTTCTCGCTTATCGGGAAAAAAGATGATAATTTTTTGCAACATGCAACCGCCACAACATACCTGGACCCCATAACCCGCCAAATTATCAGCAACATCACCCCCGAATTATCAAACCAAACAAGATACAAAAGCTTGCTTCAGATATTTAACAACGCGCCGGCAGTTGATAAAAACTTTAATAAGGCGTCTAGTAAATAA